The genomic stretch GGGGGGTGCGCCGTCCTCGGCATCCTCCGGGCCGTCGCCGACCTGAAACTCCCGATCAACGTCGTCGGCCTCATCACCAGCGCCGAGAACATGCCGGGCAGCCGCGCCTATCGCCCCGGCGACATCGTCACCACCTACAGCGGCCAGACCATCGAGGTCCTGAATACCGACGCCGAGGGCCGCATCGTCCTCGCCGACGCCCTCGCCTACGCCGTCGCGAAGCACAAGCCCCGCCTCCTCTTCGACCTCGCCACCCTCACCGGTGCCTGCGTCGTCGCCCTCGGCGGGAGCCGGGCCGGCCTCTTCACCTCCGATCCCGCCCTCCGGCAGGCCCTCTGGGAGCGTTCCGAAGCCGCGGGCGATCCCGTCTGGCCCCTCCCGATGGGGGACGAATACGCCGACCAGATCAAGAGCGACGTCGCCCTCGTGAAGAACACCGGCGGCCGCGAGGGCGGCGCCTCGACCGCCGCCTCCTTCCTCCAGCATTGGGCCGGGGAAACCCCCTGGGTCCACCTCGACATCGCCGGCCCCGCCTGGATCACCAAGGAACTTCCCTACCTGGAAAAGGGCGCGACCGGCTTCGGCGTCCGCCTGCTCGTCGATTTCCTCCGGAAAAAGAAGTAAACCCGTGCCCTTCCCATCCCGACGCGTGTTCCTCATCTTCGTCATCGCCGCGACCGCGATCACCCTCACCCTCTACTTCGGGATGCAGGAGGAAACGCGGATCGTCCTGCCGAAAAAGGGAACCCCCGTCAGCAGCGATGGGACCGTCAAGAAAACCGCCTCCCTCATCCTCTGGGCCGTGGCGGGGAATGCCGACGCCGACAAGATCCGCAACCGCATCCCCGGTTGGGAAACCGCCCTCAACGCGAAGATCAGCCTCCGCCTCTTCGCTTCGCGGACCGACTTTGAATCGGCCCGCATCATCACCGCCCGGAACCGGGAAGCCCCCGACGTCTTCCCCGTCTCCGCCGCCGATGCGGAGAGCCTCGACAAGAGCGGCGCCCTCCAGCGCCTCCCCCTGGCCTCGATCGACGCCTCCCAGTGGGTCCCCCAGACCCTCGCCCCCTTCCAGCGCGGGGACAACGCCCTCCTCGCCTACCCCGCCCAATACTCCCTCACCCTCCTTTACTACAACAAGGCCGAGTTCGACCGCGTCGGCATCGCCTACCCTGACGACCAGTGGAACTGGGATTCCCTCCTCGACGTCGCCAAGGCGCTCTACAAGCCCTCCGTCAGCGGCCGCCCCCCCCATTACGGCATCGAGGTCGTCCCCACCCTCGGCCTCTGGAACGCCTTCTCCCTCCAGCTCGGCGCTCCCGTCTACAACAACCGCCAGTGGAACCTCGGCAGCGCCGAGGGGGACAGCATCCAGAAGGAAGCCCTCCAGTTCCTCATCGATATCTATCAGAAGTACACCTTCGCCGCCCCCACCCCCCAGGGAGGCAAGCCCCTCTTCTTCCTCCGGGGCCAATCCGCCATGCTCATCGGCGGCAGCGAGCTGATGAAGGCGATCCGTTCCGCCCCCGACGTCAACTGGGGCGTCACCCTCCTGCCCGCCAAATACGCCATGGAGCCCGACCGCCTCCGCCGCGCCACCCCCATGCGCCTCCGCGGCTGGGCCGTCAACAGCCGAACGCTGGAAGAGCCTTCCCTCCAGGCCGCCCGCGGCCTCGCCGAGCGCCTCTCCGCGATCCCCCTCGACGGCTGGTCCCCCGCCCGCCTCTCCGGAACC from Verrucomicrobium sp. GAS474 encodes the following:
- a CDS encoding extracellular solute-binding protein, which produces MFLIFVIAATAITLTLYFGMQEETRIVLPKKGTPVSSDGTVKKTASLILWAVAGNADADKIRNRIPGWETALNAKISLRLFASRTDFESARIITARNREAPDVFPVSAADAESLDKSGALQRLPLASIDASQWVPQTLAPFQRGDNALLAYPAQYSLTLLYYNKAEFDRVGIAYPDDQWNWDSLLDVAKALYKPSVSGRPPHYGIEVVPTLGLWNAFSLQLGAPVYNNRQWNLGSAEGDSIQKEALQFLIDIYQKYTFAAPTPQGGKPLFFLRGQSAMLIGGSELMKAIRSAPDVNWGVTLLPAKYAMEPDRLRRATPMRLRGWAVNSRTLEEPSLQAARGLAERLSAIPLDGWSPARLSGTSDDDGGASASPIVLQSLDYAVPPYIGAQAPRIYEIADSLMGTFSSASTTTGKFLAKIHTLVDDIKPDAK